One genomic segment of Myxocyprinus asiaticus isolate MX2 ecotype Aquarium Trade chromosome 14, UBuf_Myxa_2, whole genome shotgun sequence includes these proteins:
- the LOC127452168 gene encoding ethanolamine-phosphate cytidylyltransferase-like isoform X2 encodes MINNGHHVSCVPAAAACSPEKRRSTVRVWCDGCYDMVHYGHSNQLRQAKAMGDYLIVGVHTDDEISKHKGPPVFTQAERYKMVRAIKWVDEIVEGAPYVTTLETLDKYCCDFCVHGDDITLTVDGKDTYEEVKKSGRYRECKRTQGVSTTDLVGRMLLMTKAHHSNMGPKGHSPWTGVSQFLQTSQKIIQFASGEEPQPGDTIIYVAGAFDLFHIGHVDFLEAVSKLSDKPYVIVGLHFDQEVNRYKGKNYPIMNIHERTLSVLACRYVSEVVIGAPYAVTKDLLDNFKVDLVCHGKTEVFLDRDGSDPYAVPRRMGILRTVDSGNSLTTDDIVQRIIKNRLLFEERNLKKEAKEMAMIQAMKRREEEKAKERAQTVL; translated from the exons TTATGACATGGTCCATTATGGTCATTCCAATCAGCTTCGACAAGCCAAGGCTATGGGAGACTACCTCATTGTTGGAGTGCACACTGACG ATGAGATCTCTAAGCACAAAGGTCCTCCAGTGTTCACTCAAGCAGAGAGATATAAGATGGTGCGAGCCATCAAATGGGTGGATGAGATTGTGGAAGGGGCTCCATACGTAACCACGCTTGAGACTCTGGACAAATACTGCTGTGATTTCTGTGTTCATGGAG ATGATATAACACTCACCGTGGATGGAAAAGACACGTATGAAGAAGTGAAAAAGTCGGGTAGGTACAG AGAGTGTAAAAGAACGCAGGGTGTGTCCACTACAGACCTGGTCGGCCGCATGCTGCTCATGACTAAAGCTCATCACAGCAACATG GGTCCAAAGGGCCACAGTCCCTGGACGGGAGTGTCACAGTTTCTGCAGACGTCCCAAAAAATAATTCAGTTTGCCTCAGGGGAGGAGCCACAGCCTGGAGACACCATCATCTATGTGGCTGGAGCTTTTGACCTATTCC ACATTGGTCATGTGGATTTCCTGGAGGCAGTGTCTAAGCTTTCAGACAAGCCATATGTTATTGTGGGGTTACACTTCGATCAG GAGGTGAATCGTTACAAAGGGAAAAACTATCCCATCATGAACATCCATGAAAGAACACTGAGTGTGCTGGCTTGTCGA TATGTTTCCGAGGTTGTGATTGGGGCACCATATGCAGTTACTAAAGACTTACTGGACAATTTTAAG GTGGATCTGGTGTGCCACGGGAAAACAGAAGTGTTTCTAGACAGAGATGGATCAGACCCTTATGCC GTGCCTAGGAGAATGGGGATATTGCGGACAGTGGACAGTGGAAACAGTCTCACCACTGACGACATTGTACAGAGGATCATCAAAAACAG GTTGCTGTTTGAGGAGAGGAACCTTAAAAAAGAGGCTAAAGAGATGGCAATGATACAGGCCATGAAGAGACGAGAAGAGGAGAAGGCAAAAGAGAGAGCACAGACAGTGCTGTAG
- the LOC127452168 gene encoding ethanolamine-phosphate cytidylyltransferase-like isoform X1: MINNGHHVSCVPAAAACSPEKRRSTVRVWCDGCYDMVHYGHSNQLRQAKAMGDYLIVGVHTDDEISKHKGPPVFTQAERYKMVRAIKWVDEIVEGAPYVTTLETLDKYCCDFCVHGDDITLTVDGKDTYEEVKKSGRYRECKRTQGVSTTDLVGRMLLMTKAHHSNMGRSDYQQHTDNFGRGPKGHSPWTGVSQFLQTSQKIIQFASGEEPQPGDTIIYVAGAFDLFHIGHVDFLEAVSKLSDKPYVIVGLHFDQEVNRYKGKNYPIMNIHERTLSVLACRYVSEVVIGAPYAVTKDLLDNFKVDLVCHGKTEVFLDRDGSDPYAVPRRMGILRTVDSGNSLTTDDIVQRIIKNRLLFEERNLKKEAKEMAMIQAMKRREEEKAKERAQTVL, translated from the exons TTATGACATGGTCCATTATGGTCATTCCAATCAGCTTCGACAAGCCAAGGCTATGGGAGACTACCTCATTGTTGGAGTGCACACTGACG ATGAGATCTCTAAGCACAAAGGTCCTCCAGTGTTCACTCAAGCAGAGAGATATAAGATGGTGCGAGCCATCAAATGGGTGGATGAGATTGTGGAAGGGGCTCCATACGTAACCACGCTTGAGACTCTGGACAAATACTGCTGTGATTTCTGTGTTCATGGAG ATGATATAACACTCACCGTGGATGGAAAAGACACGTATGAAGAAGTGAAAAAGTCGGGTAGGTACAG AGAGTGTAAAAGAACGCAGGGTGTGTCCACTACAGACCTGGTCGGCCGCATGCTGCTCATGACTAAAGCTCATCACAGCAACATG GGCAGGTCAGACTATCAGCAACACACAGACAACTTTGGAAGA GGTCCAAAGGGCCACAGTCCCTGGACGGGAGTGTCACAGTTTCTGCAGACGTCCCAAAAAATAATTCAGTTTGCCTCAGGGGAGGAGCCACAGCCTGGAGACACCATCATCTATGTGGCTGGAGCTTTTGACCTATTCC ACATTGGTCATGTGGATTTCCTGGAGGCAGTGTCTAAGCTTTCAGACAAGCCATATGTTATTGTGGGGTTACACTTCGATCAG GAGGTGAATCGTTACAAAGGGAAAAACTATCCCATCATGAACATCCATGAAAGAACACTGAGTGTGCTGGCTTGTCGA TATGTTTCCGAGGTTGTGATTGGGGCACCATATGCAGTTACTAAAGACTTACTGGACAATTTTAAG GTGGATCTGGTGTGCCACGGGAAAACAGAAGTGTTTCTAGACAGAGATGGATCAGACCCTTATGCC GTGCCTAGGAGAATGGGGATATTGCGGACAGTGGACAGTGGAAACAGTCTCACCACTGACGACATTGTACAGAGGATCATCAAAAACAG GTTGCTGTTTGAGGAGAGGAACCTTAAAAAAGAGGCTAAAGAGATGGCAATGATACAGGCCATGAAGAGACGAGAAGAGGAGAAGGCAAAAGAGAGAGCACAGACAGTGCTGTAG